Proteins from a single region of Desulfobacterales bacterium:
- the era gene encoding GTPase Era, with amino-acid sequence MNDTKPFKSGFVAIVGAPNTGKSTLMNRMLGEKISITSAKPQTTRNRILGVIHRPDAQLVLLDTPGIHQAKEPLNVRIVDEAVSAMADADVLLLLLDADHPDETSETLLLKKITALSVPVILAINKVELITKEALLALIDKWAKTFDFKAVVPISAATGDQVDRLLNEMEALMPWGPPFFPEDTLTDLPQRFIVAEIIREKVFRLTGQEIPYATAVTVDSYKVKGGGKIVHINATIHLERDSQKGIIIGKQGQKLKKIGEDARLEIERMIETRVFLKLFVRVQKNWSRDTKALRRFGYG; translated from the coding sequence ATGAACGATACGAAACCATTCAAATCCGGGTTCGTGGCGATTGTCGGAGCGCCCAATACGGGCAAATCGACGTTGATGAACCGCATGCTGGGAGAGAAAATATCCATCACCAGCGCCAAGCCGCAAACGACCCGAAACCGGATTCTCGGCGTGATTCACCGGCCCGACGCACAGCTTGTTTTGCTGGATACCCCCGGAATTCATCAGGCCAAAGAACCCCTTAATGTTCGCATCGTGGATGAGGCGGTGTCCGCCATGGCCGATGCGGATGTGCTCTTGCTGCTGCTGGACGCGGATCACCCGGACGAAACGTCCGAAACGCTACTGTTAAAAAAAATCACCGCTCTTTCCGTCCCGGTCATTCTCGCCATCAACAAAGTGGAGCTCATCACCAAGGAAGCGCTGCTGGCCTTAATCGACAAATGGGCCAAGACCTTTGATTTTAAGGCGGTGGTACCGATTTCGGCCGCCACCGGGGATCAGGTGGATCGGTTGCTGAATGAGATGGAAGCGCTCATGCCCTGGGGGCCGCCCTTTTTCCCTGAGGATACGCTCACGGATCTGCCCCAGCGCTTTATCGTCGCTGAAATTATTCGGGAAAAGGTGTTTCGGCTCACGGGTCAGGAAATCCCTTACGCCACGGCCGTTACGGTCGATTCCTACAAGGTAAAAGGCGGCGGGAAAATCGTTCACATCAACGCCACCATTCATCTCGAGCGTGATTCCCAGAAAGGGATCATCATCGGTAAGCAGGGACAAAAGCTGAAAAAAATCGGAGAAGACGCACGCCTGGAAATCGAGCGCATGATTGAAACCCGTGTATTTTTAAAACTCTTTGTGCGCGTCCAGAAAAACTGGAGCCGCGACACCAAGGCCCTGAGGCGGTTCGGATACGGATGA
- a CDS encoding pyridoxal phosphate-dependent aminotransferase produces the protein MIAKRAEDIPPFIVMDILEKAQAMERKGIRVIHLEVGEPDFDTPSCINEAAIRALADGQTHYTHSMGILELREAICAHYHRTYGVSVSPDQIIVGNGTSPLFFLILSALLEVGDEVILSDPHYCCYPNFINFLGGKPVTVPVYEADAFQFRAKAISEKITDRTRAILINSPSNPTGNLLSESRMKAIAAFSPYIISDEIYHGLVYEGDAHSILEFTDQAFVLNGFSKLHAMTGWRLGYVISPPEFVRPLQKINQNFFISANTMTQWAGIAALTEADADIRQMKETYNQRRRFMIDRLKKMGFGITVEPTGAFYVFANAKRFSRDSVQLSLDILEKAHVAVTPGIAFGKNGEGYIRFCYANSIENIGEGMDRLETYLTNLS, from the coding sequence ATGATCGCCAAACGCGCCGAAGATATTCCGCCGTTCATTGTCATGGATATCCTTGAAAAGGCTCAGGCCATGGAGCGAAAGGGAATTCGTGTCATTCACCTGGAAGTCGGGGAGCCGGACTTTGACACACCTTCGTGCATCAACGAGGCCGCCATTCGGGCACTGGCCGACGGACAGACCCATTACACGCACAGCATGGGTATTCTCGAGTTGCGCGAAGCCATTTGCGCGCACTACCATCGAACCTACGGCGTCAGCGTCAGCCCGGACCAGATCATTGTCGGCAACGGTACCTCTCCGCTGTTTTTCCTCATTCTTTCCGCACTCCTGGAAGTGGGCGATGAGGTCATTCTATCGGACCCCCACTACTGTTGTTACCCGAATTTCATCAATTTTCTGGGGGGAAAGCCGGTCACGGTTCCCGTGTATGAAGCGGATGCGTTTCAATTCAGGGCCAAGGCCATTTCAGAAAAAATCACCGACCGGACCCGGGCCATTCTCATCAACTCACCCTCGAATCCCACGGGAAACCTGTTGTCCGAAAGCCGAATGAAGGCGATTGCCGCTTTTTCACCCTATATTATTTCGGATGAAATCTACCACGGCCTGGTGTATGAGGGCGATGCGCACTCTATTTTGGAATTTACGGACCAGGCCTTTGTGTTAAACGGGTTTTCCAAGCTTCACGCCATGACCGGCTGGCGCCTGGGATATGTGATTTCCCCTCCGGAATTTGTCCGGCCCCTGCAGAAGATCAATCAGAACTTTTTCATCTCCGCCAACACCATGACGCAATGGGCCGGCATTGCCGCGCTGACCGAAGCCGACGCGGATATTCGGCAAATGAAAGAAACCTACAATCAGCGACGCCGCTTCATGATCGATCGGCTCAAAAAAATGGGCTTCGGCATCACCGTTGAGCCCACGGGCGCTTTTTATGTGTTCGCCAATGCCAAACGGTTTTCCCGGGATTCGGTTCAACTGTCCCTTGATATCCTCGAAAAGGCCCATGTGGCGGTTACACCAGGCATTGCGTTCGGGAAAAACGGCGAGGGCTATATCCGGTTTTGTTATGCCAATTCCATCGAAAATATCGGCGAGGGAATGGATCGGCTCGAGACCTATTTAACTAATTTATCATAA
- a CDS encoding alpha/beta fold hydrolase, giving the protein METTKTDFSLIDRPEILQILFHPRSSASGEKPASGAAVLQQIPVGEAIEIGACFHMKDRVSPNILFFHGNGEIVADYDDLGPIYNQLGINFLAVDYRGYGTSTGRPTVAAMMADCHKIFHFVKTWLSANGYIGPLLVMGRSLGSASALELAATHSNDISGLIIESGFAYVGPLLALLGAPPEVTADEDALGFRNLGKIKLFTKPALIIHAELDHIIPFADGRALYDASGSQEKTFLKIPGANHNDIFARALSEYMTAVANLAYKTMPGSAVR; this is encoded by the coding sequence ATGGAAACGACCAAAACCGATTTTTCTCTGATCGATCGACCTGAAATTTTGCAGATTCTGTTTCACCCCAGGAGCAGTGCCTCGGGAGAGAAACCGGCAAGTGGTGCGGCCGTCTTGCAGCAGATTCCGGTTGGTGAAGCGATTGAAATCGGCGCTTGTTTTCACATGAAGGACCGGGTTTCTCCCAATATTCTCTTTTTTCACGGGAACGGCGAAATCGTTGCGGATTATGATGATCTGGGACCGATTTACAACCAATTGGGAATTAATTTTCTGGCGGTGGATTACCGGGGGTACGGCACCTCAACCGGGCGGCCCACGGTGGCAGCCATGATGGCAGACTGCCACAAAATTTTTCATTTCGTCAAAACCTGGCTTTCGGCAAACGGATACATCGGGCCGTTGCTGGTGATGGGCCGGTCCCTCGGCAGCGCGTCCGCGCTCGAGCTTGCCGCGACGCATTCGAATGACATCAGCGGGCTGATCATCGAAAGCGGCTTTGCGTATGTGGGGCCGTTGTTGGCGCTGCTGGGCGCGCCGCCCGAGGTTACAGCCGATGAAGATGCCCTCGGGTTTAGAAATTTAGGCAAAATAAAGCTGTTTACCAAACCGGCATTGATTATTCACGCCGAATTGGACCATATTATCCCCTTTGCCGACGGCCGGGCGCTTTACGATGCCTCCGGGTCGCAGGAAAAAACCTTTTTGAAAATCCCCGGCGCCAATCACAATGATATCTTTGCCAGGGCCTTGTCGGAGTACATGACGGCGGTGGCGAATCTGGCCTATAAAACCATGCCCGGGTCCGCAGTGCGGTAA
- a CDS encoding peptidylprolyl isomerase, protein MKRCVIAFVLWLSIASLAVAESKLPQVRLETNKGAITLELNRDKAPKTVENFLSYVESGFYNGTIFHRVIKGFMIQGGGFTPDMAQKDTRGPVNNEADNGLSNSRGTIAMARTNDPHSATAQFFINAKNNPFLNHTAKSESGWGYCVFGKVVQGMDVVDAIEMVETGSQDVPTTPVVITHAVVLK, encoded by the coding sequence ATGAAAAGATGTGTCATCGCTTTTGTGCTTTGGTTGTCGATCGCCTCTCTCGCTGTTGCGGAATCCAAATTGCCCCAGGTCCGGCTGGAAACGAACAAGGGGGCCATTACCCTTGAACTCAACCGCGACAAGGCCCCCAAGACCGTGGAAAATTTTTTATCCTACGTTGAAAGCGGGTTTTATAACGGCACCATCTTTCACCGGGTCATCAAAGGCTTTATGATTCAGGGCGGCGGGTTTACGCCGGATATGGCCCAAAAAGACACGCGAGGTCCCGTGAACAATGAGGCCGATAACGGCCTTTCCAACAGTCGGGGCACCATCGCAATGGCCCGCACCAATGATCCGCACTCGGCAACGGCCCAGTTTTTTATTAATGCCAAGAACAATCCGTTCCTGAATCATACGGCAAAATCCGAGAGCGGGTGGGGGTATTGCGTGTTCGGCAAGGTTGTGCAAGGCATGGATGTGGTGGATGCCATTGAAATGGTGGAGACCGGCAGCCAGGATGTGCCGACAACGCCGGTCGTCATTACACATGCCGTGGTCTTAAAATGA
- the yihA gene encoding ribosome biogenesis GTP-binding protein YihA/YsxC, with protein MIISSAEFITSAVKPEQYPPPAHSEIAFCGRSNVGKSSLINTLVNRKHLVKTSRTPGRTQLINFFLINQALSFVDLPGFGYARVPAAVQKEWGPMIETYLTSRENLRGVVSLLDIRRIPGREEQDLMNWLAAYQIPSIWILTKADKLSKTKQGKQLPAISREIGLPQENLILFSAKTRQGRDAVWEKINALCLSA; from the coding sequence ATGATTATTTCATCCGCAGAATTTATCACCAGTGCCGTCAAGCCGGAGCAATATCCGCCCCCGGCGCATTCGGAAATCGCTTTTTGCGGGCGCTCCAATGTCGGAAAATCCTCTTTGATCAACACCCTGGTGAATCGGAAACATCTGGTAAAAACCAGCCGTACGCCGGGTCGTACGCAGTTGATTAATTTTTTTCTGATCAACCAGGCCCTGTCTTTCGTGGATTTGCCCGGATTCGGATATGCCAGGGTGCCCGCGGCAGTTCAAAAGGAGTGGGGACCGATGATCGAGACCTATCTGACCTCCCGGGAAAATCTGAGGGGCGTTGTCAGCCTTCTGGATATTCGCCGAATACCCGGCCGGGAGGAACAGGATCTTATGAACTGGCTTGCCGCTTACCAGATTCCCAGTATCTGGATCCTGACAAAAGCGGACAAATTGTCAAAAACAAAACAAGGCAAACAATTGCCGGCCATCAGCCGCGAGATCGGACTGCCGCAGGAAAATCTGATTCTGTTCTCCGCCAAAACCCGTCAGGGCCGCGATGCGGTTTGGGAAAAAATTAATGCGTTATGCTTGTCCGCTTAA
- the prmA gene encoding 50S ribosomal protein L11 methyltransferase: MKWIEAKALFRSSDRRLATEILASAYYDAGIKGVVIEGPDEAPVEGWAPDIPEPSKPDAVIGYIPQNDTTVEICRDLENRLSRIGACHDIAIEIRYKDLDKEDWAESWKAFFWPSKISRRIVVKPTWRDYSPQPGEIIILLDPGMAFGTGTHPTTSLCVHLIETYLKEGDSFLDIGTGSGLLLIAAAKLGAAHALGIDNDAVAVTVANENIERNGLDRNLFHAASGDLANGLANRFSLVAANILSEVILVLLDHLSRVILPGGIFICSGIIEKNGPAVVDKMKRIGFEILTEQRQEGWVAIAGKYNRVTE; the protein is encoded by the coding sequence ATGAAATGGATTGAAGCAAAGGCATTGTTCAGATCTTCGGATCGCCGTCTGGCAACAGAGATTCTTGCCAGCGCCTATTACGATGCGGGCATTAAAGGGGTTGTCATCGAAGGGCCGGATGAGGCGCCGGTCGAGGGCTGGGCGCCGGATATTCCGGAACCGTCAAAACCCGATGCCGTTATCGGGTACATTCCTCAAAACGACACCACCGTCGAAATCTGCCGGGATCTTGAAAATCGCCTTTCACGCATCGGCGCATGCCATGATATCGCCATTGAGATTCGCTATAAGGATCTGGACAAGGAAGACTGGGCCGAATCCTGGAAGGCATTTTTCTGGCCGAGCAAAATCAGCCGGCGCATCGTCGTCAAGCCGACCTGGCGTGACTATTCGCCCCAACCCGGCGAAATCATCATTCTGCTGGATCCGGGAATGGCCTTTGGCACCGGAACGCACCCCACTACGTCTCTTTGTGTTCACCTGATCGAAACGTATCTGAAAGAGGGAGATTCTTTTCTGGATATCGGCACCGGGTCGGGTCTTCTGCTGATCGCAGCGGCAAAACTGGGCGCAGCGCATGCCCTGGGAATTGACAACGATGCCGTCGCCGTGACGGTGGCCAATGAAAACATAGAAAGAAACGGGCTCGACAGGAATCTATTCCATGCAGCCTCCGGCGATTTGGCCAACGGACTGGCAAACCGTTTCAGCCTGGTGGCGGCCAACATCCTTTCGGAAGTGATTCTTGTCCTTCTGGACCATCTTTCCCGGGTAATCCTGCCCGGCGGAATCTTCATCTGCTCGGGCATCATTGAAAAAAACGGCCCGGCCGTGGTGGATAAAATGAAGCGGATCGGCTTTGAGATTTTAACGGAGCAACGGCAAGAGGGCTGGGTGGCCATTGCCGGAAAATACAATAGGGTGACCGAATGA
- a CDS encoding HNH endonuclease: protein MDFDLNDWDDDAIRAERQKARELRQSQWWKRKLAKGECHYCKKPTPPKELTMDHLVPLARGGRSTKGNVVPCCKECNTQKKQLLPTEWAEYLAKLE, encoded by the coding sequence ATGGACTTTGATTTAAACGACTGGGACGATGACGCCATTCGCGCCGAGCGCCAAAAGGCCCGGGAACTTCGCCAATCCCAGTGGTGGAAGCGAAAACTTGCCAAAGGCGAATGTCATTATTGCAAAAAACCGACGCCGCCCAAAGAACTCACCATGGATCATCTGGTTCCCCTTGCCCGCGGCGGCCGATCCACCAAGGGAAACGTGGTACCCTGTTGCAAGGAATGCAACACTCAAAAAAAACAACTTCTCCCCACGGAGTGGGCCGAGTATTTGGCGAAACTCGAATAA
- a CDS encoding helix-turn-helix domain-containing protein, with translation MDIPTPELRIAEEFVQHTNCHIFLTGKAGTGKTTFLHSIQKKTHKRLVVTAPTGVAAINAGGVTLHSFFQMPFGPFVPGSEAHTGRHRLRREKQNIIRSLDLLVIDEISMVRADLLDGVDSVLRRCRRNDLPFGGVQLLMIGDLHQLPPVVKNTEWQLLQPYYDSPYFFSSTALGRTELIPIELKHVFRQSDPQFIELLNCVRNNRLDPPTLQRINSRHIPDFSPRDGDGYITLCTHNSGADAINHTKLKSLPGKSRFFDAELGGDFPEFAYPTAAGLELKIGAQVMFVRNDMSAEKRYFNGRIGKITGMWGDTIEVRCPEDSDKITVEKTTWENIEYTVDSKTAEISQKVIGTFSQYPLKLAWAITIHKSQGLTFDKAIIDARAAFAHGQVYVALSRCRNFEGMVLSSPLTPLAVKTDPAIRRFVAEAENNTPSPEKVAAAKSLYQQQLMLECFSFERLDWLLGRLTGLLRGNAGVIQVAGKDDILNIRQRTTAEICAVGEKFKRQLQGMFADARQPAEDSAIRERLCKASGYFQEKFAVILCPYLETFSAETDNKDLRKKINDTVKQLREQTAVKLAAVRSLQDGFSTERYLRALSVAAIDAGEIKPKAETILYSEADVGHPELFDNLREWRKHKATGEGVPPFQILHQKTLVQIAIHLPDAISALKKIKGIGPRLAEKYGQELTAMVAEYRRKHRIEKVSLPEPAAIMAETAPKAESKVKEDTKKVSLQLFEQGLSLSEIAARRQLAVATIEGHLAYFVSRGELNIDRLLTNEKRQTITQKIADMPGNSLKELKTALGDECSYGEIKLVLAHLKHLEHP, from the coding sequence ATGGACATCCCGACTCCCGAACTCCGGATCGCCGAAGAATTTGTCCAGCATACCAACTGCCATATCTTTCTGACCGGCAAAGCCGGCACCGGCAAAACCACCTTTCTCCATTCCATTCAAAAAAAAACGCATAAACGGTTGGTGGTAACGGCTCCGACCGGTGTCGCGGCCATCAATGCCGGCGGCGTCACCCTGCATTCCTTTTTTCAGATGCCGTTTGGTCCCTTTGTCCCCGGCAGTGAAGCGCATACCGGTCGGCACAGGCTCCGGCGGGAGAAACAAAATATCATCAGAAGCCTTGATCTTCTGGTTATCGATGAAATCAGCATGGTCCGAGCAGATCTGCTTGACGGGGTGGACAGCGTTCTTAGACGCTGCCGCCGGAATGATCTGCCTTTCGGCGGGGTGCAATTGTTGATGATCGGTGACCTGCACCAGCTTCCGCCGGTGGTGAAAAATACGGAATGGCAGCTCCTGCAACCCTATTACGATTCCCCGTATTTTTTCAGCAGCACTGCCCTCGGCCGGACCGAACTGATTCCCATCGAGCTAAAACACGTCTTTCGGCAGTCGGACCCTCAGTTTATTGAACTGCTCAATTGCGTTCGCAACAACCGGCTTGACCCGCCCACCCTGCAGCGGATCAATTCCCGTCATATTCCGGATTTTTCGCCCCGGGACGGGGACGGATACATCACCCTTTGTACCCACAACAGCGGCGCGGATGCCATTAACCACACCAAGTTAAAATCCCTGCCCGGCAAAAGCCGCTTTTTTGACGCCGAACTGGGCGGGGACTTTCCGGAGTTTGCCTATCCGACCGCGGCCGGACTTGAATTAAAAATCGGGGCACAGGTGATGTTCGTCCGCAATGACATGTCGGCCGAGAAACGCTATTTCAACGGCAGAATCGGCAAAATCACCGGCATGTGGGGCGATACCATTGAGGTCCGATGCCCGGAAGATTCGGATAAAATCACGGTCGAGAAAACCACCTGGGAGAACATCGAGTACACCGTCGATTCGAAAACCGCCGAGATTTCACAAAAGGTCATCGGCACCTTCAGCCAATACCCCCTGAAACTGGCCTGGGCCATCACCATTCACAAAAGCCAGGGACTCACTTTTGATAAAGCGATTATTGACGCCCGGGCCGCCTTTGCCCATGGTCAGGTATACGTGGCCTTGAGCCGCTGTCGAAATTTCGAGGGAATGGTGCTCAGCTCCCCGCTGACACCGCTGGCCGTGAAAACCGACCCCGCCATTCGGCGCTTCGTGGCAGAGGCGGAAAACAATACCCCGTCACCGGAAAAGGTGGCCGCTGCGAAAAGCCTTTATCAGCAGCAGCTTATGCTGGAGTGTTTCAGCTTTGAGCGACTGGACTGGCTGCTTGGCCGGTTGACGGGGCTTCTTCGCGGCAATGCCGGCGTGATTCAGGTTGCGGGCAAAGACGATATTTTGAATATTCGGCAGCGGACGACGGCGGAAATCTGTGCTGTCGGTGAAAAGTTCAAGCGGCAGTTGCAGGGAATGTTCGCCGATGCGCGCCAACCGGCCGAAGATTCGGCCATTCGGGAAAGGCTTTGCAAGGCTTCCGGTTATTTTCAGGAAAAATTTGCGGTAATTTTATGCCCCTATCTTGAGACCTTCTCGGCAGAAACGGACAACAAGGACCTTCGCAAGAAAATCAACGACACCGTCAAGCAACTCAGAGAGCAAACCGCCGTGAAGCTGGCCGCGGTGCGGTCCTTACAGGACGGGTTTTCAACGGAGCGGTATCTTCGGGCGCTTTCGGTCGCGGCTATCGATGCGGGCGAGATCAAACCAAAAGCCGAAACCATCCTCTATTCCGAGGCGGACGTCGGGCACCCGGAACTCTTCGACAATCTGCGGGAATGGCGCAAGCACAAGGCAACCGGGGAAGGGGTTCCGCCATTTCAGATCTTGCACCAAAAAACCCTGGTGCAGATCGCGATCCATCTTCCCGACGCTATTTCCGCTTTGAAAAAGATCAAGGGCATCGGTCCGCGTCTGGCCGAAAAATACGGTCAAGAACTTACGGCCATGGTCGCCGAGTATCGCCGGAAACACCGGATCGAGAAGGTCTCCCTGCCCGAACCGGCCGCCATTATGGCTGAAACGGCGCCTAAAGCAGAATCCAAGGTGAAAGAAGACACCAAAAAGGTCAGCCTCCAATTGTTCGAACAAGGGTTAAGCCTAAGCGAAATAGCCGCCCGGCGGCAACTGGCAGTCGCCACAATCGAAGGTCATCTGGCCTATTTCGTGTCCAGGGGTGAGCTTAACATCGACAGACTGCTGACGAATGAAAAGCGGCAAACCATAACGCAAAAGATCGCCGATATGCCGGGAAATTCATTAAAGGAGCTCAAAACGGCCCTCGGCGATGAGTGTTCCTACGGTGAAATCAAGCTGGTTTTGGCTCACCTAAAACACCTTGAACACCCGTAA
- a CDS encoding PilZ domain-containing protein, translating into MTSTEERKLPNPEKRLAPRIPLSMAVNYAAQGEAYEDFVQDISAGGIFIETQIHFVLGQSLAITLPLPGHQHFIQVTGEVVRQTPHGIGVRFNKTVRELLAEPSFPDFN; encoded by the coding sequence ATGACCTCGACCGAGGAGAGGAAGTTGCCAAATCCTGAAAAACGGTTGGCCCCGAGAATACCCTTGTCCATGGCGGTCAATTACGCCGCTCAAGGGGAAGCCTACGAGGATTTTGTTCAGGATATCAGCGCCGGCGGTATTTTTATCGAAACGCAGATTCACTTTGTGCTGGGTCAATCGCTCGCCATTACCCTGCCACTGCCGGGTCATCAGCACTTCATTCAGGTTACCGGTGAAGTAGTCCGTCAAACGCCGCATGGCATCGGTGTCAGGTTTAATAAAACCGTTCGAGAGCTTCTTGCTGAACCATCGTTCCCGGATTTTAACTGA
- a CDS encoding glycerol-3-phosphate dehydrogenase/oxidase, translated as MNRDAMMLQISDSSILWDVAVIGGGATGLGVAVEAAARGYRTVLLEQGDFAQGTSSRSTKLIHGGVRYLQQGNISLVLEALHERGLLLRNAPHLVRHQAFIVPNYEWWEGPFYGIGLKFYDMLAGKLGLGPSRHLTREETLERIPTLEPKGLRGGIIYYDGQFDDARLAIMLARTLVDLGGCGANYVRVTGLLKKEGMVRGVTAVDGETGATYDISARVVVNATGIFVDDIRKMDLPDTGLLVSPSQGIHIVLDRYFLPGDSAIMVPHTDDGRVLFAVPWQDVVIVGTTDTAISKPTLSPRAFPEEIDFLLSHAARYLSKDPAAEDVRSVFAGIRPLIENTGREKTAVISREHQVLVSRTGLVTIAGGKWTTYRKMGQDAVDMAATIGRLEQRPSRTETLRLHGWTDTPGKNSPYVSYGTDAVALMTLSRSLPELEEGIHPNLPYRYIEVLWAIRYEMARTLADVLSRRLRALILDARAAMAAAPKVAAFMARELGWDKEFEAEQVTSFCELAAVYLITDATD; from the coding sequence ATGAACCGGGACGCCATGATGCTTCAAATTTCCGATTCAAGCATTCTGTGGGACGTGGCTGTGATCGGCGGCGGCGCCACCGGCCTCGGGGTGGCGGTTGAAGCGGCGGCCAGAGGATACCGCACCGTGTTGCTGGAGCAGGGTGATTTTGCGCAGGGCACTTCGAGCCGCAGCACCAAACTCATTCACGGTGGCGTGCGATATCTGCAACAGGGGAATATTTCTCTCGTACTTGAAGCGCTTCACGAACGGGGGCTGCTGCTTCGAAACGCCCCGCACCTGGTGCGCCACCAAGCCTTTATCGTGCCCAATTACGAGTGGTGGGAAGGACCCTTTTACGGCATCGGGTTGAAATTTTACGATATGCTGGCCGGGAAATTGGGGCTGGGCCCTTCGCGGCATCTTACCCGGGAAGAGACCCTGGAACGAATTCCCACGCTGGAGCCCAAGGGGCTTCGCGGCGGAATTATCTATTACGACGGGCAATTTGACGATGCCCGGTTAGCGATCATGTTAGCCCGAACGCTGGTCGATTTGGGCGGATGCGGGGCGAATTATGTGCGGGTAACGGGGCTTCTGAAAAAAGAGGGCATGGTGCGCGGCGTGACGGCCGTTGATGGCGAAACCGGCGCCACTTACGATATTTCAGCCCGGGTGGTTGTCAATGCCACCGGGATTTTCGTGGATGACATTCGAAAAATGGATTTGCCTGATACCGGATTGCTGGTATCCCCGAGCCAGGGCATCCATATCGTGCTAGACCGTTATTTTCTGCCGGGCGATTCGGCGATCATGGTGCCGCATACGGATGACGGCCGGGTCTTGTTCGCCGTTCCCTGGCAGGATGTGGTCATCGTCGGTACGACCGACACGGCAATTTCAAAACCAACGCTGTCACCCAGAGCCTTTCCGGAAGAAATCGATTTTCTACTGAGCCATGCGGCAAGATATTTGTCCAAGGACCCGGCTGCGGAAGATGTTCGAAGTGTGTTCGCCGGCATTCGGCCCCTTATTGAGAACACCGGCAGGGAAAAAACCGCCGTGATTTCCCGGGAGCACCAGGTGCTGGTGTCCCGGACAGGTCTCGTTACCATTGCCGGCGGAAAATGGACCACGTATCGCAAAATGGGCCAGGATGCCGTGGACATGGCCGCTACCATCGGCAGACTTGAGCAACGGCCGTCTCGCACCGAAACCCTGCGGCTTCACGGGTGGACCGATACGCCGGGAAAAAACAGCCCCTATGTCAGTTACGGCACGGATGCCGTGGCACTGATGACACTTTCCCGGTCCTTGCCCGAACTGGAAGAAGGGATTCATCCGAATTTGCCTTACCGGTATATTGAAGTTTTATGGGCCATACGATATGAAATGGCGAGAACGCTTGCCGATGTGCTCTCCAGGCGGCTTCGGGCGTTGATTCTCGATGCGCGCGCCGCCATGGCTGCGGCGCCCAAGGTCGCAGCGTTTATGGCCCGTGAGCTGGGGTGGGACAAGGAGTTTGAAGCGGAACAGGTCACATCGTTTTGTGAGTTGGCCGCAGTATATCTTATTACAGACGCTACAGACTAG